A stretch of Paenibacillus peoriae DNA encodes these proteins:
- a CDS encoding SDR family oxidoreductase, giving the protein MTIGKTVLITGANKGIGYETARQLGGMGYTILIGSRNEQSGREAVAKLANEGVKARLILLDVTNHSTIDSAVQQIKQEFGSLDVLINNAGISLGGATPPSQFSLDDLRETYETNFFGLVAVTQAMLPLLQESPCGRIVNLSSGLGSLTYNSDPEHEHAQFNLLAYNSSKAAVNMFTVTLAKEFKDSPLKINSADPGFTATDLNGFTGPGSVQQAAAVVVRLAALNNDGPSGGFFDSNGEVPW; this is encoded by the coding sequence ATGACCATTGGAAAAACAGTTCTTATTACTGGGGCCAACAAAGGCATCGGGTATGAAACAGCCAGACAATTGGGGGGTATGGGTTATACAATCCTGATTGGCTCACGGAATGAGCAGAGCGGCCGGGAAGCGGTGGCTAAGTTGGCTAATGAGGGAGTAAAAGCCCGATTGATTTTGTTAGACGTGACGAATCACAGTACGATTGATTCCGCAGTCCAACAGATCAAACAAGAATTCGGTTCCCTTGATGTACTCATCAACAATGCCGGTATATCTTTGGGAGGAGCCACTCCTCCAAGTCAGTTTTCTTTGGACGATTTAAGAGAAACGTATGAAACAAACTTTTTCGGTTTGGTCGCCGTGACGCAAGCCATGCTGCCTTTATTGCAAGAATCTCCATGCGGTAGAATCGTTAACTTGTCGAGTGGCCTCGGTTCATTAACCTATAATAGCGATCCTGAACATGAGCATGCACAATTTAATTTGCTTGCCTACAATAGCAGCAAAGCAGCGGTTAATATGTTCACCGTCACCCTTGCCAAAGAATTCAAAGACTCACCTCTCAAAATTAATTCGGCTGACCCTGGCTTTACCGCCACTGACTTAAACGGCTTTACAGGACCGGGTTCGGTACAACAGGCTGCTGCTGTCGTTGTACGTTTAGCCGCTTTAAATAATGACGGGCCGTCAGGAGGATTTTTCGACTCGAATGGAGAAGTGCCTTGGTAA
- a CDS encoding MerR family transcriptional regulator: protein MVIVTVKEWGTLQEIPETITSIRQAAELTGLTEDTIRYYERIGLLPYAERKANGHRFYSRDQILGIIFLTRLKATGMTIEEMKHYRELSMQGNSTIPIRHSLLEKHNQKIQQEISRLMETQKIIKYKLSHYRDLSTNPDLSDTNCNPTTPSTNPLL, encoded by the coding sequence TTGGTAATCGTTACAGTGAAGGAGTGGGGTACTTTGCAGGAAATTCCGGAGACGATAACCTCTATTCGTCAAGCTGCAGAACTAACAGGTTTAACAGAGGATACCATACGCTATTACGAGCGAATTGGCTTGCTGCCTTATGCAGAACGAAAGGCTAACGGACACAGGTTCTACAGTAGAGATCAGATTCTGGGGATTATCTTTCTAACCCGATTAAAAGCCACTGGAATGACCATAGAGGAAATGAAGCATTATCGAGAACTTTCGATGCAAGGCAACAGCACCATTCCGATTAGACACTCCTTACTTGAAAAACATAATCAGAAGATTCAACAAGAAATCTCCAGACTTATGGAGACCCAAAAAATTATTAAATATAAGCTCAGCCATTATCGCGACCTCTCTACCAATCCTGATCTTAGCGACACGAATTGTAACCCTACAACACCCAGCACCAATCCCCTTCTTTAA
- a CDS encoding GNAT family N-acetyltransferase has translation MKGEFPVITTERLVLRKMVATDSKDMLEYFSDEQVMKFYGLSPFESEQDVLDEISWYDRIFETDQGIRWALQTNEGKIIGSCGFHNWDQRHHRAEMGYELSRDYWGQGLMLEVLVAVIDYGFNTLSLNRIQALVEPENAQSLRLLEKAGFRQEGLLSQYEFTSGKYDDLYMCALVKSEYINRSQ, from the coding sequence GTGAAAGGTGAGTTTCCGGTTATAACGACCGAACGTCTCGTATTACGAAAAATGGTAGCGACGGACAGCAAGGACATGTTGGAATACTTTTCAGATGAGCAGGTTATGAAGTTTTATGGACTGAGCCCGTTTGAGTCTGAACAGGATGTACTGGATGAGATCAGTTGGTATGATCGGATTTTTGAGACAGATCAGGGAATACGCTGGGCTCTTCAAACGAATGAAGGTAAAATCATCGGTTCTTGCGGGTTTCATAACTGGGACCAACGTCATCACCGGGCAGAAATGGGCTATGAATTGTCCAGAGACTATTGGGGCCAAGGGTTAATGTTGGAGGTACTTGTAGCTGTAATCGACTATGGGTTTAATACCCTCTCATTGAACCGCATTCAGGCGCTAGTAGAGCCAGAGAATGCACAATCCTTGCGTTTGCTCGAAAAAGCAGGCTTTCGGCAGGAAGGGCTCCTCTCCCAATATGAATTTACGTCCGGGAAATATGATGATCTTTACATGTGCGCGTTGGTCAAATCAGAGTATATCAATCGTTCTCAGTAA
- a CDS encoding RDD family protein, which translates to MYFLDEQHVPHNPQESSRQMYIRHGQNYGVDPNRMAALSKTYGNSTLFRRWGATVFDCIFFYLGYICFFISVIQITDRWFWPLAIASRCILLIAFFSYYLLLEGYTGYTLGKFVFRIKVVNGEGKPPGFLKSLIRTLLRLIDTNPLLMGGIPAGISVLVTASRQRIGDLAAGTYVVKVRDLEPISKKTMKRSLFIFFTAIVILGASFVNAIFILANSYVPPEAPVSKKEQSYVSKDGRFQITAPLDWSTDPDREGKAEIAIFNPYIQKSVVVLSHSKKQLGNITLQQYGKKAENNLTKEWNLSSVGPVSNTTIHGYPALEFAIKGKKDVDKYITHVAIIETEKDYYQVLGYAPASKDGRLKKELHDIIYSFREVRH; encoded by the coding sequence GTGTATTTTTTGGACGAACAGCACGTACCACACAACCCGCAGGAATCTTCAAGACAGATGTACATTCGGCATGGTCAAAATTATGGGGTAGATCCAAACAGGATGGCGGCGTTATCAAAAACATACGGGAACTCTACTCTGTTTAGACGGTGGGGAGCAACAGTTTTTGATTGCATATTTTTTTATCTTGGGTATATTTGTTTCTTTATTTCTGTCATTCAAATAACGGATAGATGGTTTTGGCCTTTAGCGATTGCATCCCGTTGTATTCTGCTTATTGCTTTCTTCAGCTATTATTTGCTTTTGGAAGGTTACACAGGCTATACGCTGGGTAAGTTCGTCTTTCGTATTAAGGTGGTTAACGGGGAAGGTAAGCCTCCTGGTTTTCTTAAATCACTCATTCGTACGCTGCTCAGGCTAATCGATACCAATCCGTTGCTAATGGGTGGGATACCTGCTGGTATCAGCGTGTTAGTAACTGCATCTAGACAACGAATTGGTGATTTAGCTGCAGGTACATATGTTGTAAAGGTACGGGATTTAGAGCCGATTAGCAAAAAGACAATGAAACGTTCGCTGTTTATATTTTTTACCGCCATAGTGATCTTGGGAGCCTCGTTTGTAAATGCTATTTTTATACTGGCAAATAGTTACGTGCCTCCTGAAGCTCCAGTGAGCAAGAAAGAGCAAAGCTATGTGAGTAAAGATGGACGATTTCAAATCACAGCCCCACTGGACTGGTCAACAGATCCGGACCGTGAAGGAAAAGCAGAGATTGCGATATTTAATCCGTACATTCAAAAGTCCGTTGTGGTACTATCCCACTCGAAAAAGCAATTGGGCAATATAACTCTCCAACAGTATGGTAAGAAAGCTGAAAATAACTTAACCAAAGAGTGGAACCTGTCCAGTGTAGGACCTGTCTCTAATACAACCATTCATGGATATCCTGCCCTTGAGTTCGCGATTAAAGGTAAAAAAGATGTGGATAAATATATCACCCACGTAGCGATTATAGAGACCGAAAAGGATTACTACCAGGTGCTAGGATATGCCCCAGCGTCTAAAGACGGCCGTTTAAAGAAAGAACTGCACGACATTATCTATAGCTTCCGCGAGGTTCGTCATTAG
- a CDS encoding CdaR family transcriptional regulator translates to MFQLSEKQAQDIVDKMMKDIPYNINIMNERGIIIGSGESERIGTIHQGAVQALETGKMIEVWQDGHYEKKGTNEPIVIHHELVGVIGISGNPDEVRPFCNIVKTTVSLLIEQRISLEHLAYEANRKKSVLEMLLNHQGAYTQKIKKEAAQYHIDLLLKTSAVYVKYLPADPAHLAELSNIFMQHPSFRMEEDCYLVLIQNQEPTDKLLEPLVRSHPDVLITVSRQEHNIADVYMQAKSAMNVLLALRPPVQKISFAEVEFLVKLSQTNLTNTIYLVSKLEDTVDLLDTLRSFINHNGSVSFTADELNIHRNTLQYRLKRIHTLTGKDPRNLLQLFELTHGLLALYQ, encoded by the coding sequence TTGTTTCAGCTCTCCGAAAAACAAGCCCAAGACATCGTAGACAAAATGATGAAGGATATTCCATACAATATCAATATAATGAATGAACGAGGCATCATCATTGGCAGCGGCGAGAGTGAACGAATCGGAACCATTCACCAAGGCGCTGTTCAGGCGCTCGAAACCGGGAAAATGATTGAAGTGTGGCAGGACGGCCACTATGAGAAAAAGGGAACCAACGAACCGATTGTCATTCATCATGAGTTAGTTGGCGTGATTGGTATTTCAGGCAATCCTGATGAAGTGCGTCCTTTTTGCAATATTGTTAAAACTACAGTATCTCTCCTGATCGAACAGCGCATCTCATTGGAGCATCTGGCCTATGAAGCCAATCGCAAAAAATCTGTGCTGGAAATGTTATTGAATCATCAGGGAGCCTACACGCAAAAAATAAAAAAAGAAGCAGCTCAATATCACATTGATTTGCTTCTAAAAACTTCGGCTGTATATGTAAAGTATCTGCCTGCTGATCCAGCTCATTTAGCCGAGTTGTCCAATATATTCATGCAGCATCCCTCCTTTCGTATGGAGGAAGATTGTTATCTCGTCCTAATACAAAATCAGGAACCGACAGACAAACTGCTAGAGCCACTTGTGCGCAGCCATCCCGATGTGCTGATTACGGTCAGCAGACAAGAGCACAACATTGCGGATGTTTATATGCAAGCCAAGTCAGCTATGAATGTTTTACTGGCTTTGCGCCCGCCTGTGCAAAAAATTTCTTTTGCGGAAGTCGAATTTCTGGTCAAATTGAGTCAAACGAACCTGACGAACACGATCTATCTGGTGAGCAAGCTGGAGGATACCGTGGATTTGCTGGATACGCTGCGAAGCTTTATTAACCATAACGGCAGTGTCTCCTTTACGGCAGATGAATTAAACATTCACCGAAATACGCTGCAATACCGCCTGAAGCGCATCCATACCTTAACTGGTAAAGATCCCCGGAATCTCCTTCAGCTTTTTGAGCTTACGCACGGCTTATTGGCACTGTATCAATGA
- a CDS encoding glycerate kinase family protein, whose protein sequence is MREKTFVLAPDSFKESMTAKEVCIAMEKGLRKVYPAANYVHVPMADGGEGTVQSLVDATGGQVRYIEVTGPLGEPVTAAYGLLGDGTTAAIEMASASGIHLVNKDNKNPLKTTTYGTGELIRECLNQGIRKIIIGIGGSATNDGGTGMAEALGARFLDATGNTLPRGGGSLGELASVDISSLDGRLQQVQLIVACDVTNPLCGEHGASQVFGPQKGATPEMVQQLDANLAHYADVVKQQLGKDVRDLPGAGAAGGLGAGLLIFTQAALQKGIEIVIEYTGLKQKLATADIVLTGEGGIDFQTKFGKTPYGVAQAAKQSGKKVIAVAGYIGEGIDTLYKEGIDAVFGIVPGASELGKLLAEGPQNVERTCENIARVLQFSEK, encoded by the coding sequence ATGAGAGAGAAAACATTTGTGCTGGCACCAGATTCTTTTAAAGAAAGCATGACGGCTAAAGAAGTGTGTATCGCGATGGAGAAAGGACTGCGCAAGGTCTATCCAGCAGCGAATTACGTCCACGTACCGATGGCGGACGGCGGTGAAGGAACGGTGCAGTCACTGGTGGATGCGACAGGCGGACAGGTTCGTTATATTGAGGTGACAGGACCACTTGGAGAACCTGTAACTGCTGCATACGGCTTGCTGGGAGACGGCACCACGGCGGCAATCGAGATGGCATCCGCCAGTGGAATCCATCTGGTTAACAAGGATAACAAGAACCCGTTAAAGACAACCACCTACGGTACAGGGGAGTTAATCCGTGAATGTCTGAACCAGGGAATTCGAAAAATTATCATCGGCATTGGCGGAAGCGCGACGAATGATGGCGGTACAGGCATGGCGGAAGCACTGGGCGCCAGATTTCTGGATGCAACAGGCAATACTCTTCCGCGCGGTGGCGGTAGTCTGGGCGAGCTGGCCAGTGTCGATATTTCATCACTGGATGGCCGGTTGCAGCAGGTACAACTGATTGTAGCCTGTGATGTGACAAATCCGCTGTGCGGAGAGCATGGGGCCTCTCAAGTATTCGGGCCACAAAAAGGGGCAACCCCGGAGATGGTGCAGCAATTGGATGCCAATCTTGCCCATTACGCCGATGTGGTGAAGCAGCAACTAGGCAAGGATGTGCGCGATCTCCCAGGCGCAGGCGCAGCAGGTGGATTGGGTGCGGGCTTATTGATTTTCACTCAAGCGGCGCTGCAAAAAGGCATTGAAATTGTGATTGAATACACCGGTTTAAAACAAAAGCTTGCCACGGCCGATATCGTTTTGACGGGGGAAGGCGGTATTGATTTTCAGACTAAATTCGGTAAAACTCCTTATGGAGTAGCTCAGGCGGCCAAACAGTCTGGCAAAAAGGTTATTGCGGTTGCAGGTTATATCGGGGAAGGGATCGACACGTTGTACAAGGAAGGAATAGATGCGGTGTTCGGCATCGTACCGGGAGCCTCGGAGCTCGGTAAGCTGCTGGCCGAAGGGCCGCAAAACGTAGAGCGTACGTGCGAGAATATCGCAAGAGTACTTCAATTCAGCGAGAAGTGA
- a CDS encoding GntP family permease — MEGLTISWIGALAGLAIAIILILRKLNPVYALFLGAIVGALLGGANLEQTISVLISGTQSVMGTVIRVLAAGVLAGVMMESGAAETIAQAIVKKFGGSKAILALALATMIITAVGVFIPVAVLIVAPIALSVGNKMGISKLALLLALSGGGKAGNIISPNPNTIAAARGFNLDLSHVMLAGVVPAICGLIMTVLVASMLKTKGVKVSDQDIMDSDVDTSKYPALGRAIVAPLVAVILLMINPIGSISGIEALSSFKVDAMYILPIAGIVGMLAMGQGRNILKYSASGLNKMTATVLILIGAGGIAGLISASNLSAQVVGLIEASGVSGTFLAPLAGILMAAATASTSTGVILATGSFGEAILNMGTAPLAAAVMVHTGATVIDSLPQGNYFHVTADSMKMSIKQRMGLIPYEAIVGGTMAIVATLMYGFLL, encoded by the coding sequence ATGGAAGGATTGACGATCAGTTGGATAGGGGCTCTGGCAGGGCTGGCTATTGCAATTATTCTGATATTAAGAAAGCTGAATCCGGTTTATGCTTTATTTTTGGGAGCTATTGTAGGCGCTTTATTGGGCGGAGCCAATCTGGAGCAGACGATCAGCGTGTTAATAAGCGGTACGCAAAGTGTGATGGGGACGGTCATTCGTGTGCTTGCCGCAGGTGTATTGGCAGGCGTAATGATGGAATCCGGGGCGGCGGAGACGATTGCGCAGGCTATTGTAAAGAAATTTGGCGGTAGTAAAGCGATACTCGCACTAGCCTTAGCGACGATGATTATTACGGCGGTAGGTGTATTTATTCCCGTTGCCGTGCTGATTGTGGCACCTATTGCATTGTCGGTCGGTAACAAAATGGGGATTTCCAAGCTGGCGCTCCTGTTGGCTTTGTCTGGAGGCGGAAAAGCGGGGAACATCATCTCTCCCAATCCTAATACGATTGCGGCGGCGCGCGGATTTAATCTGGATTTAAGCCACGTGATGTTGGCGGGCGTGGTTCCTGCGATATGCGGTTTAATCATGACTGTATTGGTGGCATCTATGTTGAAAACCAAAGGTGTGAAGGTGTCCGACCAGGATATTATGGACAGTGATGTCGATACATCGAAATATCCAGCGTTGGGACGGGCGATTGTAGCCCCGCTGGTAGCTGTTATTTTGCTGATGATTAACCCGATTGGTTCCATCTCCGGCATTGAAGCACTTTCGAGTTTCAAGGTGGATGCGATGTACATTTTGCCGATCGCCGGGATTGTGGGTATGCTGGCCATGGGACAAGGGCGCAATATCCTGAAGTATTCGGCCTCCGGTTTAAATAAAATGACAGCGACTGTGCTGATTTTGATCGGTGCAGGCGGGATTGCCGGTCTGATCTCTGCCTCCAACTTGTCTGCACAGGTGGTTGGCCTGATTGAAGCTTCGGGAGTTTCCGGTACATTTTTGGCACCGCTTGCAGGTATTCTGATGGCAGCCGCCACGGCGTCCACCTCGACGGGAGTTATTTTGGCGACAGGCTCGTTTGGGGAAGCCATTCTGAACATGGGGACGGCCCCGCTCGCCGCAGCTGTGATGGTGCATACAGGAGCTACAGTCATTGATTCCTTGCCGCAGGGCAACTATTTTCACGTCACGGCAGACAGCATGAAAATGAGCATTAAACAACGGATGGGATTGATTCCTTACGAAGCTATTGTGGGTGGGACGATGGCAATTGTAGCGACACTCATGTATGGATTTTTACTTTAA
- a CDS encoding GntR family transcriptional regulator: MMVESEFLYPSKWLLKASAGDRVTSELRMRIISGGIESGTILSENKLAADFTVSRSPIREALKILASENIIRLERMGAVVIGLSEKEIEEIYDVRLLIESFVFERLVKMDTDDLAKELSKILEMMKVAIKYGDADEFSYQDVLFHETIIRAVNHSHILMIWNNLKPVMESLILLSMRMRFKEKYEDFTRIINNHELYIEAIKAKDRDLMIKSLHENFDDVQGKVEDLWMSQQMLSKGVVQPND; the protein is encoded by the coding sequence ATGATGGTCGAATCAGAATTCCTATATCCCTCCAAATGGCTTTTAAAAGCCTCAGCTGGTGATCGCGTAACTTCCGAGCTTAGAATGCGCATTATTTCTGGCGGGATTGAAAGCGGTACCATATTATCTGAAAATAAACTAGCTGCTGATTTCACTGTAAGTCGCTCACCCATTCGTGAAGCGTTAAAAATACTGGCATCCGAAAATATCATTCGATTAGAAAGAATGGGAGCCGTTGTTATTGGTTTATCAGAAAAAGAAATAGAAGAAATTTATGATGTCCGTCTGCTCATAGAATCCTTCGTATTTGAACGTCTTGTAAAGATGGACACTGATGATTTGGCGAAGGAACTTAGTAAAATACTCGAAATGATGAAAGTCGCCATTAAATATGGTGATGCTGATGAGTTTTCATATCAAGATGTCTTATTCCATGAAACGATTATTCGTGCAGTCAATCATTCTCATATTCTGATGATTTGGAATAATCTAAAGCCTGTTATGGAAAGTCTCATTCTTTTGTCGATGCGTATGCGTTTCAAAGAAAAGTATGAAGATTTTACACGGATTATAAACAATCACGAACTTTATATTGAAGCAATCAAAGCAAAAGATAGAGACCTCATGATCAAGTCTTTACATGAAAACTTTGATGATGTTCAAGGTAAAGTAGAAGACCTATGGATGTCACAACAAATGCTATCTAAAGGAGTCGTGCAACCAAATGACTAA
- the gntK gene encoding gluconokinase, whose amino-acid sequence MTNYMLGVDIGTTSTKAVLFSEKGEVIQQENIGYPLYTPDIATAEQNPEEIFQAVLQAISNIMKYHSQKKLSFVSFSSAMHSVIAMDEHDRPLTSCITWADNRSEAWAHKIKDELNGHEVYKRTGTPIHPMSPLTKIAWIVNDLSETAVKVKKYIGIKEYIFKKFFDQYVVDYSLASAMGMMNLEKLDWDEEALKIAGITPSQLSELVPTTQIFTNCDSDLAKKMGIDPQTSFVIGASDGVLSNLGVNAIRKGEVAVTIGTSGAIRTIIDKPQTDEKGRIFCYALTEKHWVIGGPVNNGGMVLRWIRDELASSEVETAKRLGIDPYDVLTKIAERVRPGSDGLLFHPYLAGERAPLWNPDVRGSFFGLTMSHKKEHMIRAALEGVIYNLYTVFLALTECMDGPVTRIQATGGFARSEVWRQMMSDIFASEVVVPESYESSCLGACILGLYATGKIQSFEVVSEMVGSTNKHTPKEEATKEYRKLLPIFINLSRVLEDDYTRISNYQRSLIKH is encoded by the coding sequence ATGACTAACTATATGTTGGGTGTAGATATCGGGACCACAAGTACGAAAGCCGTTCTATTTAGCGAAAAGGGCGAAGTCATCCAACAAGAGAATATTGGATACCCGCTTTATACACCGGACATAGCGACAGCTGAACAAAATCCAGAAGAGATATTTCAGGCTGTCCTACAGGCCATTTCGAATATCATGAAATATCACTCACAAAAAAAGCTATCGTTTGTTTCATTTAGCAGTGCCATGCATAGTGTCATTGCGATGGATGAACATGACCGCCCGCTTACGTCTTGTATTACTTGGGCAGATAATCGAAGTGAAGCATGGGCACATAAAATAAAAGATGAGCTGAATGGCCATGAAGTCTATAAACGAACAGGAACACCCATTCACCCCATGTCACCCTTAACAAAAATAGCTTGGATTGTGAATGATCTTTCTGAAACCGCTGTCAAGGTTAAAAAGTATATCGGAATTAAAGAATATATTTTCAAAAAGTTCTTTGATCAATATGTAGTGGATTATTCCCTAGCTTCTGCCATGGGCATGATGAATCTAGAAAAATTAGATTGGGATGAAGAAGCATTAAAAATTGCGGGTATAACCCCTTCTCAATTATCTGAGCTCGTGCCAACAACCCAGATATTTACCAACTGTGATTCAGATTTAGCAAAAAAGATGGGGATCGATCCACAAACATCGTTTGTTATTGGAGCTAGCGATGGAGTCCTTTCTAATCTAGGTGTAAATGCGATACGAAAAGGCGAGGTTGCCGTCACAATTGGGACAAGCGGTGCCATTCGAACCATTATAGACAAGCCTCAAACAGACGAAAAGGGAAGAATATTTTGTTATGCCTTAACAGAAAAGCACTGGGTTATTGGGGGGCCGGTGAACAATGGCGGGATGGTCCTTCGCTGGATCCGTGACGAACTTGCCTCATCAGAAGTAGAAACAGCGAAAAGACTAGGAATTGATCCATATGATGTACTAACCAAGATTGCTGAACGTGTAAGACCAGGATCTGACGGATTGTTATTCCATCCATACCTGGCTGGTGAACGTGCGCCATTATGGAATCCAGATGTACGTGGCTCATTCTTCGGTTTGACGATGTCACACAAGAAAGAACATATGATTCGCGCAGCCCTAGAAGGAGTCATTTACAATTTGTACACCGTATTTTTGGCATTAACTGAATGCATGGACGGTCCCGTGACCCGAATTCAAGCTACTGGAGGCTTCGCGAGGTCAGAAGTTTGGCGGCAAATGATGTCCGATATATTCGCATCTGAAGTCGTCGTTCCAGAAAGCTACGAAAGTTCTTGTCTAGGAGCTTGTATTTTAGGCTTGTATGCCACCGGAAAAATCCAGTCCTTTGAAGTCGTCTCTGAAATGGTTGGCAGTACCAACAAACATACACCAAAAGAAGAAGCAACCAAGGAATACAGGAAATTGCTGCCGATTTTCATTAACCTATCCAGAGTATTAGAAGACGATTATACACGGATTTCCAATTATCAAAGAAGCTTAATTAAACACTAA
- a CDS encoding GntP family permease: MPLVIVAIGILALLVLIMGFKLNTFISLIIVSFGVALALGMPLEEIVKTIEAGLGGTLGHLALIFGLGAMLGKLIADSGGAQRIAMTLVDKFGEKNIQWAVVAASFIIGVALFFEVGLVLLIPIVFAISKQLKVSILHLGIPMIAALSVTHGFLPPHPGPTVIAREYGANLGEVLLYGFIIAIPTVILAGPVFTKLAKKLVPASFTKTGNIASLGEQKVFKSEETPGFGISVFTAMLPVILMSIATIITLLQKTMGFEDNSLLAAIRFIGDASTSMLISLLVAVYTMGIARKIPIKNVMASCTTAITHIGMMLLIIGGGGAFKQVLINGGVGDYVAELFNGTTLSPILLAWIIAAILRISLGSATVAALTTAGLVIPMLGQSDVNLALVVLATGAGSLIASHVNDAGFWMFKEYFGLSMKETFATWTLLETIISVAGLGFILVLSLFV; this comes from the coding sequence ATGCCATTAGTTATCGTAGCGATTGGAATTTTAGCATTACTCGTTTTAATCATGGGCTTCAAATTGAACACCTTTATTTCATTAATCATTGTATCGTTCGGTGTCGCTCTAGCACTTGGAATGCCATTAGAGGAAATTGTCAAAACCATCGAAGCCGGATTAGGCGGAACCCTTGGTCACTTAGCGTTAATCTTTGGACTTGGAGCGATGTTAGGTAAGTTGATCGCTGATTCTGGTGGTGCTCAACGAATTGCCATGACCCTCGTAGACAAATTTGGTGAAAAAAATATTCAATGGGCGGTCGTAGCTGCTTCATTCATTATCGGTGTAGCGCTATTTTTTGAAGTAGGATTAGTATTATTAATTCCAATCGTATTTGCCATTTCAAAACAATTAAAGGTTTCTATCTTACATCTCGGTATTCCGATGATTGCAGCTTTATCCGTAACACACGGTTTCTTACCTCCACACCCAGGGCCGACAGTTATTGCCCGTGAATATGGCGCGAACCTTGGTGAGGTTTTACTTTACGGTTTCATTATTGCCATTCCAACCGTTATCTTAGCTGGACCTGTATTTACGAAGCTTGCCAAAAAACTCGTACCTGCATCATTTACGAAAACTGGTAATATTGCCTCTTTAGGTGAACAAAAAGTATTTAAGTCCGAGGAAACTCCTGGATTTGGAATCAGTGTATTTACTGCAATGCTTCCTGTCATTTTAATGTCTATTGCTACGATTATAACTTTGCTTCAAAAAACAATGGGATTTGAAGATAATAGTTTACTAGCAGCGATCCGTTTTATTGGTGATGCATCAACTTCCATGTTAATTTCCTTACTGGTAGCTGTCTACACCATGGGAATAGCAAGAAAAATCCCAATCAAAAATGTAATGGCATCTTGTACAACGGCTATTACTCATATTGGGATGATGCTCTTAATCATTGGGGGCGGCGGAGCCTTCAAACAAGTACTGATTAATGGCGGCGTAGGCGACTATGTAGCTGAATTATTCAATGGAACTACATTATCACCCATTTTACTTGCCTGGATCATCGCTGCAATCTTACGTATTTCCTTAGGTTCTGCAACTGTTGCAGCTTTAACAACCGCTGGTTTAGTTATACCGATGTTAGGACAATCCGACGTTAATCTTGCTTTAGTTGTGCTCGCCACGGGAGCGGGTAGTTTAATAGCTTCACATGTTAACGATGCTGGTTTCTGGATGTTTAAAGAGTATTTTGGTTTAAGCATGAAAGAAACATTTGCAACATGGACATTGCTTGAGACCATCATTTCGGTAGCCGGATTAGGATTTATTTTAGTACTAAGTTTATTCGTATAA